From Equus quagga isolate Etosha38 chromosome 3, UCLA_HA_Equagga_1.0, whole genome shotgun sequence, one genomic window encodes:
- the LOC124237651 gene encoding folate receptor alpha-like, translating into MALPMTTQLLLLLVWVAAVQAALPRTDLNVCMDAKHHKQKPGPEDTLHEQCSPWKENSCCSLTTSQEAHKDISHLYRFNWDHCGRMEAVRKRHFIQDTCLCECSPNLGPWIQQVDQGWSKEQILDVPLCKEDCPCRWEDCHPSYTCKTNWHKGWNCTSGFNQCPGEAACRPFDFYFPTPEALCNEIWSHSYKVSNYSRGSGCCIQMWFDPAQGNPNEEVARFYAEAMNRAGLGGACSLLLCLALTLLWLLS; encoded by the exons ATGGCCCTGCCCATGACAACACAGCTGCTGCTCCTTCTGGTGTGGGTGGCTGCCGTGCAGGCAGCCCTGCCCAGGACTGACCTCAATGTCTGCATGGACGCCAAGCATCACAAACAAAAGCCAGGCCCGGAGGACACGCTGCATGAGCAGTGCAGTCCCTGGAAAGAGAATTCCTGCTGCTCCCTCACCACCAGCCAGGAAGCCCATAAGGACATCTCCCACCTGTACAGATTCAACTGGGACCACTGTGGCAGAATGGAGGCCGTCCGCAAACGCCACTTCATCCAGGACACCTGTCTCTGTGAGTGCTCCCCCAACCTGGGGCCCTGGATCCAGCAGGTGGACCAGGGCTGGAGCAAAGAGCAGATCCTGGATGTGCCCCTGTGCAAAGAGGACTGTCCGTGCCGGTGGGAAGACTGTCACCCCTCCTACACCTGCAAGACCAACTGGCACAAGGGCTGGAACTGCACCTCAG GGTTTAACCAGTGCCCAGGGGAAGCTGCCTGCCGCCCCTTCGATTTCTACTTCCCCACCCCTGAAGCTCTGTGTAATGAAATCTGGAGTCACTCCTACAAGGTCAGCAACTACAGCCGAGGGAGCGGCTGCTGCATCCAGATGTGGTTCGACCCGGCCCAGGGCAACCCCAATGAGGAGGTGGCGAGGTTCTATGCCGAGGCCATGAATAGGGCTGGGCTCGGTGGGGCCTGttctctcctgctctgcctggCCCTAACGCTGCTCTGGCTGCTCAGCTGA